Proteins from a genomic interval of Gossypium hirsutum isolate 1008001.06 chromosome A09, Gossypium_hirsutum_v2.1, whole genome shotgun sequence:
- the LOC107889350 gene encoding ran-binding protein M homolog → MNSSNTNNGQSNNGKSSRLDGINRDLGLYFLELSRLRSSAAPTEMEEDEEEAPKELNTINSSGGFLVVAPDKLSVKYTTVNLHGHDVGVVQANKPAPVKRLLYYFEIYVKDAGAKGQIAIGFTNEGFKMRRQPGWEVNSCGYHGDDGLLYRGQGKGDAFGPTYTTGDTVGGGTNYASQEFFFTKNGVLVGTVCKEKEMKGRLFPTIAVHSQNEEVHVNFGQKKFAFDLKEYEAQERLKRQMTIEKISLPPNISYGLVRSYLLHYGYEDTLNSFDLASKSTIPPVYIAQENGFDEQDIGYALNQRKILRQLIRNGEIDAAISKLRDWYPQIVQDDKSATCFLLHCQKFIEFVRVGALEEAVKYGRIELAKFFRLAGFDDLVQDCVALLAYEHPQESCVGYLLEESQRDLVADTVNAMILSTNPNTQDMEGCLQSYLERLLRQLTACCLERRSANGEQGEAFLLRRVL, encoded by the exons ATGAACTCCAGTAATACAAACAATGGCCAAAGCAACAACGGGAAGAGCAGCAGACTTGATGGCATAAACCGAGATCTAGGCTTATACTTCTTGGAGCTATCTCGGCTACGCTCCTCTGCGGCTCCGACGGAGATGGAGGAGGATGAGGAGGAGGCTCCGAAAGAGCTCAACACGATCAATAGCTCGGGAGGGTTCCTGGTGGTGGCGCCTGATAAGTTGTCGGTGAAGTATACGACTGTTAACCTACATGGTCACGACGTCGGTGTGGTTCAAGCTAATAAGCCGGCTCCAGTGAAGCGTCTGCTTTATTACTTCGAGATTTATGTGAAGGACGCTGGGGCTAAGGGACAAATTGCCATTGGATTCACCAATGAAGGCTTCAAGATGCGGAGGCAGCCCGG ATGGGAAGTAAACAGTTGTGGGTATCATGGGGATGATGGATTGCTATATCGCGGACAAGGAAAGGGAGATGCTTTTGGTCCAACATATACAACAGGAGATACTGTTGGGGGTGGCACTAACTATGCTTCACAGGAATTCTTTTTCAC TAAAAATGGGGTGTTAGTTGGAACAGTTTGCAAGGAAAAGGAAATGAAGGGTCGCTTATTTCCTACAATTGCAGTTCACAGCCAAAATGAGGA GGTTCATGTCAACTTTGGGCAAAAGAAATTTGCTTTTGATTTGAAG GAATATGAAGCTCAAGAGAGGTTGAAGCGGCAGATGACTATTGAAAAGATATCTCTTCCACCAAATATTAGTTATGG ACTTGTTCGCTCTTACTTGCTACATTATGGCTATGAAGATACACTCAATTCATTTGATTTGGCTAGTAAAAGCACTATCCCCCCTGTCTATATAGCTCAAGAAAATGGCTTTGACGAGCAGGATATCGGATATGCACTAAATCAGAGAAAGATTCTACGACAG CTCATCAGGAATGGTGAGATTGATGCAGCAATTAGCAAACTTCGTGATTGGTATCCCCAGATTGTTCAG GATGACAAATCTGCTACTTGCTTTCTGCTGCACTGCCAAAAATTTATCGAATTTGTTCGG GTAGGAGCACTTGAAGAGGCTGTTAAGTATGGAAGAATTGAATTGGCAAAATTTTTTCGGTTGGCTGGATTTGATGATTTAGTGCAG GACTGTGTTGCTTTGCTGGCATATGAACATCCACAGGAGTCCTGTGTGGGATACCTTCTAGAAGAGTCGCAACGTGATCTTGTGGCAGACACAGTTAATGCAATGATATTGTCAACAAATCCGAACACGCAAGATATGGAAGGGTGCTTACAGTCGTATCTTGAGAGATTACTGAGGCAGCTAACAGCTTGCTGTTTGGAGAGAAGGTCGGCAAATGGGGAACAGGGTGAAGCATTTCTTTTACGTCGTGTTCTTTAA